The region TCGGGGTCGGTCTTGTACTCCGCGTAGCGATTCCGGTAGTCGTCGACAGTGATGGGCTCGGGCGCAGAATGCCGACGAACCTTCGTCGGTCCAAAGTCTTCCTCGTAGATGTAATCACCGAGATGGATGATGAGCTCCGGCTCGTCGGCCACCATGTGGCGATAGGCCGCATAAAAACCGTGCTCCCAATGCTGGCACGACGCGAACGCGAAGCGCAGCCGCTCGGGACTCGCGTCGACGGGCGGCGCCGTCCGCGAACGTCCCACGCCGCTCTCCTCGCTCCCGGCGCGGAAGCGATACCAGTACCAGCGATCCGGCTCGAGACCCTCGACCTCGACGTGAACCGAATGCGCCCAATCGGGGGAGGCGAGGGCGGTGCCGCGCTGAACCACGTTGGCAATCCGGTCATCGGTGCCGACTTCCCAGTCGACGAGAACGGGGGAGGGTTCCATCCCGCCGCCCAGAAGCGGCGCGGGTGCCAGGCGCGTCCAGATGACGAAGCCGTCGGAAAGCGGATACCCCGAGGCCAACCCGAGCGTGAAGGGATTTGTCGAGAATCGCACCGGGCTCTGGCGGATCAGAAGCGCCGGGGCTGCGGCAGCCGTCTGTTGCAGGAAACGCCTTCGTGAAATGGGGCTCATGCGCATGCTTCTCCTCGAGAACGGCGGAGGGTACCATATTCGGTCGGACAGGCGTGGCGGGTGTCGCCCCGTCTTCGCGTAACCTTAATTAGGAGGCTCGAGAAGATGTTGGCAATTCCCAAGACCCCGTCGGTGGACCGGGAGACTCTGCGAGCCGCGATCCGCGACGAGTATCAGATGGTTGCCCGAGAGCCCGAGCGGGGCTTCCATTTTCACACCGGCCGGAAGCTCGCGGGAATCCTGGGCTACGGGGACGCGCTCCTCGAAGGGATTCCCGAGAGAGCCATCGAGTCGTTCGCTGGCACGGGAAACCCCTTCAGCCTGGGTGAGCTCGAGCCGGGCGAGCGCGTCGTCGACGTCGGCTGCGGTGCGGGAATGGACAGTCTGATCGCGGCCCGGATGGTCGGCCCTCACGGTGCTGTCGTCGGAATCGACATGACGCCGGAGATGGTCGAAAAAGCCGAAGCGGCCCGGAAGGAAGCCGATCTCCCGAACGTCGAGTTCCGGCGCGGCTACGTGGAGGAGCTTCCGGTGCCCGATGGCTGGGCGGATGCGATCATCTCGAACGGTGTATTCAATCTCACGCCCGACAAGATGCGAACGCTGAAGGAGATGGCGCGGGTCCTGAAGCCGGGCGGCCGCCTTCAGCTCGGCGACATTCTCGTGGAAAAGCCGGTGAGCGAAAAGGCGAAGGAGCGCATCGACCTCTGGACCGGGTGAATCGCCGGCGCTCTGCTGGAAGCAGAGCTCGAGGCGATCGTCGAGGCCGCGGGATTCGAGGATTTCGAGATCACGTGGCGGGCCGAGGTCTACAAGGACGCGCCGCAGGCGTCGAGCGCCGCCAAGTTCGGCACGATCGGGATCAATTTCCGAGCGCGAAAGCCATAGGTCAAGGCGGCGCGAAGTACCCCGCCCGGGCACGAACCTCGACGTCCCGGACTCCTTTTACGTCGACGCGAAGACGGTGCCATCCCGGCTCGCCGTCGGCACGAGGCGAGAAGGAAAGCAAGTACCGAGAGCTCACTTCGGAGAGGATTTCCTCGAAGGTTTTCGCAATCGACTCGAGCCGAGCCGCCTCGACGGTGCGCCCCCCGCTCATTCGAGCGAGCTCCTCGAGCATCGCGCTGCTGCGAACGGCGCTTCCGCCCGGGGTCAGAGAGCCTCCGACTTGTGCGAGTTGGGCTCCGACGTCGGCTCTCACCGAATAGACGACGGCCTCGCCCGCTCGTGCGCTCTCCAGAACGGTTTCCTCACGGATCCAGCTCGCGTTGTCCATGCCGTCGGTGAAAGCTACCAGAATCGGCCTTCCGTTGCCGGTGCGAAGATAGGACAGTGCCAAGAATAGAGCGTCGTTGAGGCCCGTCCAACCACGGCCGGTTATCTCGTAGGTTGCGGCGTCCTCCGGTCGGTCGAAGCCGAGGGGCTTGCGGAGAGTCGTTCGCTCGGAGAAGCTGAGCACCGCGAGCTCGTCGTCATCGCTCAACCGCTCGGCGAAGCTCCGCACGGCCTCCTGGAGGTGCTCGCGCTTCTCACCGCTGATACTCCCGCTCTCGTCGAGGAGAAGCGCGAACGTTTGCGGAACGGAAGCGACGTCCACGAGCTCGACCTCCTGGAGTACGCCTTCGTCGTAGACCTCGAAGTTCCTCGCGGTGAGATTGCCAAGGGAATTTCCCCGCTGAGCCACGAACACATCGACGTACACTCTTCGCACGTCTACGCGGAACTGGAAGACATCCTGCGGCTGACTGGAGGC is a window of Vicinamibacteria bacterium DNA encoding:
- a CDS encoding VWA domain-containing protein: MIGALLLLLPGASSQPQDVFQFRVDVRRVYVDVFVAQRGNSLGNLTARNFEVYDEGVLQEVELVDVASVPQTFALLLDESGSISGEKREHLQEAVRSFAERLSDDDELAVLSFSERTTLRKPLGFDRPEDAATYEITGRGWTGLNDALFLALSYLRTGNGRPILVAFTDGMDNASWIREETVLESARAGEAVVYSVRADVGAQLAQVGGSLTPGGSAVRSSAMLEELARMSGGRTVEAARLESIAKTFEEILSEVSSRYLLSFSPRADGEPGWHRLRVDVKGVRDVEVRARAGYFAPP
- a CDS encoding methyltransferase domain-containing protein → MLAIPKTPSVDRETLRAAIRDEYQMVAREPERGFHFHTGRKLAGILGYGDALLEGIPERAIESFAGTGNPFSLGELEPGERVVDVGCGAGMDSLIAARMVGPHGAVVGIDMTPEMVEKAEAARKEADLPNVEFRRGYVEELPVPDGWADAIISNGVFNLTPDKMRTLKEMARVLKPGGRLQLGDILVEKPVSEKAKERIDLWTG
- a CDS encoding alkaline phosphatase D family protein → MSPISRRRFLQQTAAAAPALLIRQSPVRFSTNPFTLGLASGYPLSDGFVIWTRLAPAPLLGGGMEPSPVLVDWEVGTDDRIANVVQRGTALASPDWAHSVHVEVEGLEPDRWYWYRFRAGSEESGVGRSRTAPPVDASPERLRFAFASCQHWEHGFYAAYRHMVADEPELIIHLGDYIYEEDFGPTKVRRHSAPEPITVDDYRNRYAEYKTDPDLQAAHAACPWLVTWDDHEVDNDYADLANEELRPREWFRRRRAAAYRAYYEHMPLRRNQVPLGEHLPLYTNHAFGRLVELQILDDRQYRSPHVCPDPGQGGSAIVSHCRERLDPS